ATATACACACATGATGTAGCTGAGACAAGCCTGCAGCCATCATCTGGTATTACAGAATCAAAAAGCCCTTCTGATCCGTCTGAGATAGGCTGGTTGACTCCTGAACACATGTAGTCCAAGATTTCCATCACTGCGCGGAGTTCGTTTGGGTTCAGGCGTTGGTAACCACATGCTTTTTGGATATCTAAAAGGAGCTCCTTTGCATAAGAGTTTGTAAGGCTTTCCTGCATCCCAATTTCTCTAAGAATGGCAACAAATGGAAGATACAGACTTGGAAGTTCAAAAGCAAAAGGTGACATGTTGATAGTCAGACGAGCAAAAAGTGATTTCGCTTCTATTAAGCGAGTACCATTTGCAACTGGTATAAATGCCAGTTCCATCAATTCTGTTTTTCCTGAAAAGAAAATCAAGCAATAAAAACAATCAGTTTAAAGTAATAGCGGATCTCTTTTCAAAAAGCAACAAAAACCCACCGCACCTTCCCTTCTGTGGTTCTCTATATACCATAGCAAACAAAAGCTTGTGCATATGTATAAATACAACCTCAAGGGCATGTCTTAGTAAGTTCATTAGTAGCTGTATTGGCTTTATGGTTTATCAGTTATGACTTCTTACTACCGCAATCAAGCAACATGGATAAGCACAATGGCAAAATGTCAAAATCACACATGACCATGGTAATAACTGTTCATTTATTTACAATATCAGCAAGAAGTAAATCTCACTCAAGCAAGAAAATGATTCCCGGCTGAAATAAATGAAGACATTGAGTTGATGCAGAGAACAAGCGATTATGAATAGTTCGCCACAGGTTTTAACCTTTTTGAAATATGGAGCATCTACTGGCCTCAAAAAGTTATACGTGAAAAAGGAAATTTATTAGATCAAATCTAGATATTTAGGAGACTCGCATGACCATTTCAGGTGCAATTTAATCTGGATATATTGTCTTCACTTTTCAGGGCTTCATCCGCCTTACAGGCCACACGAAAATTTGCATGATTGCACTCAAATATGAAACCTCACCGAATAGAATTGGGACTGGTTGCAACACCAAGTATATCATTAGGTGTCTTGTAGTAAAAAATGAGAGAACAAACTTCACCACAAGAAATTGGAACTgaagagagtacaaaggtgatgAACTAACGATATTACTACAAATGGCATATACAGTAAGGTAAAAGCTTAGTTGCGTATTTGTGCTACCTGAAGACGATATTGTTCCCCATACTTTCTCCAAGTACTGCAAGATCCTGAGAAAGGCATCCTCTACTGTCATTATCCCTGATGAAGATGGCCAGTGTGCCAGTGTGTCCTCACCATTGCCTCTCCCAACAGTCTGTTTAATTTCACAAAAAAGGTAAGGGAAGAAATCATTTCGATATTAAACTGCAAGTGTTTTACAACATTGACCTGCAAGTGCTTTAGAACTGTAGAGAAGGCAGGGGGACTCCGAAGCTGAAATGCTCCCCAAGAAAAATCAGGTGGAATAATTGATTGTTTGGCAAGAATTGGAGCAGAACTCCATGCCAGTGGCCAGTCCTTTAATAAGATAGCTTCACTATAAGATGCAAATACCCTTCTACCCCCTTTCTTGCCACCAATACTTGGAAAGCCTTTTTCTGCAGGTACAAATACAATTTTTCCGATCTTTTGGCAAAAACTGCTATCATACAAAGTAGCAAAATTTGCCAAAATCACATTTACAACAGATTCTGCCAATGACCATAACtcaaaaggaatttcattttttctGTCTGACAAGTCTGCATCAAAGTCATCATGTTTCTCTAAAGATGACATCACATCATTTCCCATTGTTTCTATTTTCGTAGCACACTGTACTATCATATCAGCCTCTGTAGATATCCGAAGACCCACTTTTCTGAGTATACCAAGCCAACCATCTGACATGAACCTTTCGCCAGGGAACTTATTTCTCTCCCCAGAAAATACTGAAGCCAGCAAAGCATCTGAAGGGTCAAGTAGTTCCTTTGGTTTGAACAGCTCTGTACAAAACTCATTTGCATTTGTCACAAAATTAGTCTCCCTCAAGGTATTTACTACAGCTGAATTAAGTTGCAGATCTTTCCAGTTAGCATACAAGTAAGCCAAAATGTCTTCCTGCTCTTGAACTGTTTTGTTCCCAAAGCCAGGCAAAGCAAACCTCACTAGTATTTCTTGATCATTTAATTGTTCAACCCCCAACGCCTGAAGAAACAAATTTGCATTATCTGAGCTAGAAAAACACCGGGAATCACTGGGGTGAAAGAATGCTGTGGGAGAAATAATGCAATGATCAGACCCTGAAAGACTAGTATATGCTCCTGTAACTGTTTTATACATCGGAAGCTCTCTCAAGGCATCCAATTCTTCTCTCTGATAAAGGTGGCTGCTAGATAATCTGAAGTCTGAGACAAATAGCATGAACAGTCTATCACAATCTTCACTTGATAGACTAAGTGATGAAGGTAAATGAGCAtcattttttattgaaactaacttagaagcaatcgtctgtccAAGAGTTCGATCACGTGAAGGAAACAAATTGCATATGACACCACACTCTGGGAAAGACAAATCAAGAATTGGTATGTTCAACTGATTAAGCAGAGCAGATAACCACGGAAACTTTGAGTTCATTGACTCGAATGCAGTATCAAGTGGACTCTTCTGTTGAGCTTCACCAGTGTCATCTCCGTTTAGACCAGATGTATCAACCTCACTAGCTACATCATCAACAACCGCACTAACATGTACCATCTGAGTGTTTGAATCATCTACTGGAGGTACAAATATTAGATGGCGTTCTTTCACACAGCAGAGAATTGGCCTGTTGAGAAAAGCAGGAATCAAGGGCCAATCAGACACAAGTGAAAGGTCACCATTCAAGGAGCTAAATATTTTCCAGAAGCTTCTAATCCATTTGGGAGTTGGCCCAGTGGTAGATGAATCAGAACTACTGTCCCAAGGAACCCATTGTGGCTTCCTCTCAACTGCACGTACCCAACGCTCATCAAATATGTGCTTCAAATGGCCTGATAATAAGTGAGGAGAAAAACTCCTCAATTTCAGAGGCACATGAATAACCTGAGTGGAGAGCAGCAGTGCCAAGAAAGGCTTTTCTAAACACTGATGATGGATAAAGCGATCTAGCAAGGGGCGCATCAATATTTGCTGCTCCTCATTGGCAATCCAAAGTTCAGTAGCTCCCAGCCTTGTTAGACATTTTGTTGACGTCGGAAATGGGACACCTTTGAGTTCAGATATGATAGATGACAACACATTATTCTCAGCAGCTTGGGCCCTATGGGATGCTGGGCCACTGGTCTTGCTGATATCCTCGACAACCCCCCGACCGAAGTCATATAGGGCCTTCCCGAAGTATGTCATAATTTCAAGTGCGTCGCCCCCAGAAGTACCCTGCCTCTGTGTACTTGTATGGTAAGATGAAGAACTGCTTGAAGATGGCATAAATTGTGATGTGGAAGCATTCACTGGTTGAACAAGTTGACTGTTAAGTTGTGACTGATCAGGTATATGTAGATCTGTAAACCGGTATGGGTCCATATCGGAGAAGCAATATTCAAGAACATCTATATATGTTTCAACAGATCGAAGTAAAATGGATGAAGACTCTTTTAGTAGATTTCTAACCATCTTGGGCCTGATCTCTCTTACAGTAACTCCAACTGCTTGGATTTCACTAACCAACTCCCATGGAACAGAAAAAACAGGATAGTGCTCTTTAATGAAACTACAGACAGTAGCAGATGGTAGGTTATCATCATCTCCGCTCCCTGAGTGGGATAAGAACATACCCTCACCCACTTTAACAAGATTTCCCCGGTAAAGTTGCCAAACGGGAAGATCAGCCAACCGTAAATAGAATGGTCTTATCACTTGCTCTATCAAGGACTGCCAATCTGCTTTAGATGTTCTTGGTGAATTCAAATTGTCTACGGTAGAACCTTGCCCAGTGAGTGAAGCTGTAGGTTGTTTCGATCTTGGCCAAAAAGAGTATACCCTATCACCATAAGCCTGTAAAATAATACTCACAGAGTGTGCACACCGTGATTCAATAGCAGAAGATAGAGGGTCTTTCCTAAGCTTTTGAAATTCTAGGACCATCTCAACATATGAATCACGCACACATAGCATAAGTTCCTCATTCCATGCTTCAACCAATTTGTTTCTGTCCATTTCCCGTAAAGATTTATCATGTGTGCTGCCAAAAATGTAGCGTCCACCATCATGCCTCACAAGGAAATGACCTAGAGTCGTGACTGGCATGCTTATTGACCCAGATAGCGGCAAAGGAGATAATATACAACTTGATGCATTTATATTGGTAGGTACTCCGTTTCGAGCTATGTGAGCTGCTACTCCAGCAACAGGAGTTAAGTTGTAGGGAAGATACCGTCTGAAACAGAAATAAATCAATGTATGCCAAAGATGTTTACATTAGCATAGACATTTTAAAACATCCATAGAAGAATCTTGGGAATTAGTCAGTAGGTAAAGTGAGTGCCATTTTAATGTATAAAAGGTTCTCAACTACAGTATGATCTGAAAGAGACAAACCTGTCAAGAGCCATATTCCTTGTTTGCCCTGACCCAAGGCAGAGGGCAACAAACCATTTGTCAATATAACTGCAGCCACTCTCAATCACATGCACATCTATAGCTTGCATTTTTATTGCTGCACTTGTACTTGCAAATATTCTGGATATTTGAAACTTTCTCCATTTCTTTTCTGAAAATGGGTTCCTCAAAGTAGCTACTGATGGGTCAACAAGCACGGAATAGTTCAGGGTTGGCTGAGAGGCTGCATCCTCCCATGTTGATAAAGATACCTGATTCAAAATACATTGACATCACTTGATAAATGCAGATCATGTTTTAATTTTATAAATCATGCTGTCAAATCATCCACTAGGGCTTTGTCATTACTATGTCTGAATAGATGGCATGTACTCTATTGTAACTATGGTTTAGTACTGCCAGCACTCGATATTGAAATCACTATCGAGTAGGTGCAGCAAAACTGTTTCAGTTTTGAGTACTATCGATTAAAAGACAGTACAGGATAGCTATAAAATAATTACTGTCTTCATACAAAGTTATACAAAAAGTAACTGTGTATCAAATACTATTTGATCAATTAGTCTACATCCAACAGGTAAAAAAAAAGTCTACATCCAAAAGATCAACAAAGATTGGAAGTTCTCTGGCATTCTGCCATAATATATACATTTGGTGTTTTCATAAGAAATATCACCATCTGATACAGTTCTATAACATGTTCACATTAAACACTGAACAAATCTACTAAACTAAAAAGCAATTGCGCATACTGAACATCTTTTAAGAAAACTAAGAATTTATGCAAGTCAAAGGAAATCGTATTGCTTAGGTAATGTGGTCAGTTTTCATTTTTCGGCATATTATTATCCTGCTACAACTAAAGATATGCAACAAGAGAAAGAATTACTCAGTAATATCCAGTTTCTCTTCAATACATGCTGAACCAGTTAAATTAAAATAGAATTGTGGTCCTGGATAAATCAAGAACATTAAAAATAATAGAAGAATACTACGAAACAACAATAGGGTAAGATAAGACAAAGGGAGTGCTAACATGTTCAGTTTGAAATATAATCTAGGGGCGTACTTGAGCTAAATACCTTATTTGCAGTTTAAAGTACAACATCAATGTGATCACTGGAAATGAAATTCAGATGCAAGTGAAAGTGTCTTCTTTGCAGTTTAAAGTACATCAATGTGGTCACAGGGTTTGAAATTCAGTAGCAGAATAACAAattatgagtgaagaaacacacAAGCCGTAACACTTTGCAGCAGAAAGACTAAACTGAATGTACAGGAAGTATTATGATTTACTACTTCAGTGTGAAAGCATCCACAAATAACCCTTACCTGAATGACTGACTTCAGGGACAGGAGAGTACTGGATGGATTCTGCATAAATCTATCAAAAATCTGCTTTACTCTGTCGCAACCTGCTTCAAGTTCTTTCAGACATTTTGAAGATAAAGGCATCCGAATAACCGTAGAGTTTGCAGAAGACAATGAAGCCTCCTGTGTAACACGCATTGGGAGGAACTGATCACGAAATCTCTCAACCAAGTCATTTCCTGAAAAGCCAGTAGCGTTAAGGGCTTCATTCAAAGTATAAAAAACATGAGCTGATACTACAACAATAAACTAATACTGGAATTCACGTATGCATATAATTGGCAAAACAGTGACGCAGTAGTTCAATTAATGAACCATAGCATAAATAAAATGTCCAATTCCTCATTAAAGAACCTAAATACTCATAAAAAAATCCAGCATACATGGAATAGTACATGCTTCAACATGGGTCCAAAATAACATTTAGCAGATAAATGAGGTTATTAAGTGTTGGCCCTCAACAGGCCTGTCTGCCCGAAAGAAATTGGTGTAGATGCTGAAACATATTTCTTTCAGCCCTTGGCTCAGAGCCTACTTTGGCATTTGAGTATGCTCTAACAAGTCATAACCAACTAGAACATGAAAATTTATTCTATAAATGAATTCAGCGAGTGTAACTGAAGTAACAACTGTACCTATCAAAGAGAAGAATCTGGCAGACGAGGTTGCAGTGGAAGTTGCACCACCAGTCAAGCCCAATGGATCAAAAACGTAGAAATAGCCAGCAGAAAGAATAGTCAAGGCATCACATACAAAATAGCTGCTAAGAAGTCCCAGCCCGTAGTTAAGGATGTTTCCCCTTAGTTTCCAAGGAGGAGGAAGTTGGAGGCTGCAAACTTCTTCTCGGCTTATCATGGTTCCTTCAAAGACCACTGTCAATGAAGAACTCTGGAGGTCACCTAAAGATAATTTTTTGGAACAAAAAGTTCATCACATTAAATGAGTCAAATATTTAGGTATCAACTTTGCAGTCATAGGATAAAGGAGACAAACAGAATAATAACTACTGATAGCAGACTGTTTATAGGAATAAATTAGAGTGTGATTGAAATAATTGTACAGAGAGACGGTTTGTAGCATACCTAGGTTTTGCTGCAATAGAGACTGCTTCGGATGATCTCTTTTATCATATATCAGGTGCACTTTCTTTGCATTGCAAGAGTCAGCTAGCTCTATGAGATCAAACAGAAGGAAGTCACTCTCACCATACAGAGCTAGCAACTCACTTATCTTAGCATATTCCATGCATGGCAAATCCCTCATTAGCTCATCATCCAATAACGAAGATCCGCGAAGAGATCGTACCCCTAGTCTATTGGCCAGATCATTACCAATACTATGATGCACAAAATGCTTTGAAGTGGGATCAGTATCCATCCAGGGTGCATCATTATAGAGAAGGTTTCTCGAAGGTGTCAGGACACCAAATGAATCTGGAATCACCAATGAATTCAGTAAAGCATCAGCTGCTTGACTGTCAGGATAACAATCCACAAATGCTTCCAAAACACAATGAACAAAACTCAGTTGTTCTGCAGACAGTTGCTCTCCTTTGGCATCACCTTGTAAGCGACTAAGTACATTGAGATAATCTGTTGCATCAAATGTCTGCCTCACACCCAACTTGAAGAGTAACTTTTTAAATTCTGACAGTTCAGACGGAACTGCATAAAGATAAGGATGATACTTTACAGGCGATTCAAATGCAAGTGCATGTGGAGGCACAAACCTGTCCCCTATATAGACCCATGAAATCCCATCCAGATTCTCTTTCAGAATGTGGGCATCGCCACTGTCAACGATATCTTGCAATTCCGAGTAGATTAGTTTGATCTCCTTTTGTAGGACAGCATCGATGGATGTGTCTTCAGAAAACATCTTGAGTTCATCATAAGACTTGGAAAGCTCAACTAACTGGGACAATAAAACATTCACATTTGGTGGGTCTAACCAACCGAGTTTTCTTTGCAGATACATGGAACAAGAATCGGAATTCAGTATCCGCATTTTTGATGAAGCAAGCCACATTTGTGATCTCGGCCTTGTGATGAGTGGAGGTGCTACATGATCTTCTGATTCGAGCCATGGAAGACCTTTAATAAGTGGTGCAACATGGACGGGGCACCAAGAAATATTTTTCAGCTCTGACCAAAACTCATGCTCTGGTAGGTCAAGATCAAAGTTTGAGAATAAAGACATAATAGTTGGGTCTGGGTCACAACTACCCACTTCATTTACTGCTTCCAAATTTTCATCAGTTTTAGAAGCTTCGAGATCGACATCCTCATGGAAAGTGTCCTTGTCCTCCATGTTTGACATCTTTGATTCAAGAACATTTAGACAGGTAAGTAGTATTTGCCCATGCGCACATGCATCATCATCTTGTCCCGAATTGTGCACCAGTGAAACTGACCTTGCAATGTCAAGCAAAGCACTAAAACCCATTTTTCTTTTCAGTCCAAAACTTGCCAACAGTTCAATTATTTCAGTTGccatgaacttttctgaaggaaaGAAGGTTTCTTTGTGCAGCAACTTACGAAACTCTGGCACACGAGGATCATAAAGCCTGAAGAAAAATAGGTGTTATTCATACTGAAGTCTAGAGAGCAAAGGacaaaagaaaagatgaacatcaATATTTAAGTCATTGAAACCTCATCCTAGTGCAAATGCTAATAAAAGCTGCTGGAGCATACTAGTAAAGAAGATAAGGTTTACCAACCCAAATACACATTCTCAaatatcagagagagagagagagagagagagagagagagacctagaAGGATGTAGCCATGCTCCACTAGCTGCTAAGACAAAAGGGGTTTCAGACAACGCAGCTCTCACAGAACTATTGTCTTCTATCAACAGCTTCACATCACGAACAATTGCTGAAACAACAGCTGGCTGTGACAGAAACTCTGACATCCGAGGAAGCACATGATCCTTGTAAAATTCAGCCTTTTCAGGTTTCCTGATATCAAAGTATGATACTAAAATCGACTTTTCCTTTTCAGATTCAGTTCTTATAAAGCTTCCATTCAACAGATCCTCATGTACACCGTCGGGTTTAAGCcattttctagggtttgccaaactAACAAGCTCCCTAGATTTATAAGATTCAAATATGGGGAGGTTCCTGATTGTATTCATATGTGAAATGTTTATCTGATTCCCTGAAAACCACTTTGACTGGAAAATATAACTACGGAGCTCATGTGTTTCTGCCAATGAAGTACTCTCGAAAAGTTCCTTAATATCCTGGACATTAGAAGCAACAGAATGCACAGCATTCAGAACACCAGCTGCAGTGGATTCCTGAACAAAATTAGCTAACTGGGGGTGCTCTATCTGCAGATCAGGTCTCAGAAAGAAACAGCCCAGTTTCTGAAGCAATGAGTGCATATTTTCACTCCAACCATCATCTCTTATTACATTTGAAGCACTGCCAAGTTGCATAAGCTTGCCATCTACAAGTGGTAGTATAGGCCATTTTGCAAATATTGAAAGATCTTCACATGAATGACGCAAGAAATTCCAAAGTGATATCATCCATTCCACGCTGGGCTGGCCTTGCTGTTCAGGAAACCAAGATAACTGCTTAGCATGCTGCCATTCAGGCGGCAAAATCCTGGGCAACAGCTCAAGAAGGAAATTGCACGTAAATAAGTACATGTTTGACCGTGCAGAAGAAGCTATGTCAAACAACTTCTTCAAAACGCTATCTGGTAAAGAGTTATCAATAACAAGATGTGGTACTGAATCCTTAAGAAAGTCAAATTCCATTTCTGAAGCAAAGAATACTCTTTCACCCTC
This region of Triticum aestivum cultivar Chinese Spring chromosome 2D, IWGSC CS RefSeq v2.1, whole genome shotgun sequence genomic DNA includes:
- the LOC123055183 gene encoding sacsin isoform X2, giving the protein MDRGGKLRSDWNRLLLEDAVAPLFRELLLALRTLTDSTILYYSLWPTGLYEEPWSILVEQIYKVIYTSPVLHSEFKGGTWVSPAEALLHDEGFSRSNDLSEALVLLGMPVVRVPSVIVDMFSKFYMKSTVKRVAPAAVRHFLQDFVKLGTLGKSHKLILLEYCLSDLDSADIGKCMNGLPLIPLANKQYGIFSEISQESNYYVCDKIEYDLLSAVGDRIIDRSIPPVLLDKLYQIANNSQVNISPIDGPIFLQFFPRLFPPGWKCKSQVPWDPSSGVSSPTADWFKLFWHYIGERSYDLDLFSDWPILPCTSGHLYRASTASKLIETESLSSLMKELLSKLGCKILDTKYLRVYQQLSHYVYDGDATGVLNSIFGIASLEGVDVHALFQRIKPGEKIELYQFLLDPKWYIGVCLSDMNIKLCKKLPIFRVFDGGSHSSYGFSDLSSSKKYLPPLGVPEHLLKSDFVFCISPSNEDIIMRYYGVERMPKSVFYQRYVLNKLDELQAEVRDSVILAILQDLPQLSLEDPRFKEGLKVLRFVPTINGTLKSPLSLYDPRVEELYALLQESDCFPNGLFQNPDVLDMLLCLGLRTSVSTDTIIESARQIDSFVRKDQEKAHSRGKLLLSYLEIHAHKWSVNKAFDARKKVNNMFAKVTTALRPRDTSWEFDLEKFWSDLRMICWCPVLVTAPSPALPWPSVSSMIAPPKQVRLQEDMWIVSASSRILDGECTSSALSYSLGWSSPPSGSVIAAQLLELGKNNEIVTDQVLRQELALVMPKIYSLLTNLIGSDEMDIVKVVLEGCRWIWVGDGFAKVDEVVLSGHLHLAPYIRVIPIDLAVFKDLFLDLGIKEHLDPVDYASILTRMAMRKATASLEAEELRTAVLVVQHLAEFRFQDQQTQIYLPDSSARLCLSSELVFNDAPWLLDSGHDIIGDASSIAFSPQKYVHNFVHGNISNDVAERLGVRSLRRLLLAESSDSMNLSLSGVAEAFGQHEDLTTRLKHIVEMYADGPGILFELVQNAEDAKASEVVFLLDKTQYGTSSILSPEMAEWQGPALYCFNDSVFSPQDLYSISRIGQDSKLEKPFAIGRFGLGFNCVYHFTDMPGFVSGENIVMFDPHARYLPGISPSHPGLRIKFVGRKILEQFPDQFTPFLHFGCNLQQPFPGTLFRFPLRNEAAASRSQIKREQYATQDVEMLFSSFSEVVSEALLFLRNVKKVTLYVKEHDSQEMQLVHRALKQNSSEVSKEPHALNTMLAFVHGNQSSGMDRNTFFNRLNKTKDSDLPWSCQKVAILEQSPTVHLVHSWILTECIGGGHARKLSTASDSKSHFFVPWASVAAYLHSASVDDTKELSGEAEVNCDDSVPKHLALQSSQSRNLFEGRAFCFLPLPINTSIPVHVNAYFELSSNRRDIWIGNDMAGGGRVRSEWNLALLEDVAAPAYGHLLAAMAEELGPSDLFLSFWPTAVGAEPWSSMVRKLYVSIAELGLNVLYTKARGGHWVSTRQAIFPDFSFSKAAELAEVLSQAGLPLVSVSKLIVDSFINAYPSVHLLNPHLLRNLLIRRKRGFKSREEAILVLEYCLSDMDDPSFSDKLHGLALLPLANGSFTTFNNRGEGERVFFASEMEFDFLKDSVPHLVIDNSLPDSVLKKLFDIASSARSNMYLFTCNFLLELLPRILPPEWQHAKQLSWFPEQQGQPSVEWMISLWNFLRHSCEDLSIFAKWPILPLVDGKLMQLGSASNVIRDDGWSENMHSLLQKLGCFFLRPDLQIEHPQLANFVQESTAAGVLNAVHSVASNVQDIKELFESTSLAETHELRSYIFQSKWFSGNQINISHMNTIRNLPIFESYKSRELVSLANPRKWLKPDGVHEDLLNGSFIRTESEKEKSILVSYFDIRKPEKAEFYKDHVLPRMSEFLSQPAVVSAIVRDVKLLIEDNSSVRAALSETPFVLAASGAWLHPSRLYDPRVPEFRKLLHKETFFPSEKFMATEIIELLASFGLKRKMGFSALLDIARSVSLVHNSGQDDDACAHGQILLTCLNVLESKMSNMEDKDTFHEDVDLEASKTDENLEAVNEVGSCDPDPTIMSLFSNFDLDLPEHEFWSELKNISWCPVHVAPLIKGLPWLESEDHVAPPLITRPRSQMWLASSKMRILNSDSCSMYLQRKLGWLDPPNVNVLLSQLVELSKSYDELKMFSEDTSIDAVLQKEIKLIYSELQDIVDSGDAHILKENLDGISWVYIGDRFVPPHALAFESPVKYHPYLYAVPSELSEFKKLLFKLGVRQTFDATDYLNVLSRLQGDAKGEQLSAEQLSFVHCVLEAFVDCYPDSQAADALLNSLVIPDSFGVLTPSRNLLYNDAPWMDTDPTSKHFVHHSIGNDLANRLGVRSLRGSSLLDDELMRDLPCMEYAKISELLALYGESDFLLFDLIELADSCNAKKVHLIYDKRDHPKQSLLQQNLGDLQSSSLTVVFEGTMISREEVCSLQLPPPWKLRGNILNYGLGLLSSYFVCDALTILSAGYFYVFDPLGLTGGATSTATSSARFFSLIGNDLVERFRDQFLPMRVTQEASLSSANSTVIRMPLSSKCLKELEAGCDRVKQIFDRFMQNPSSTLLSLKSVIQVSLSTWEDAASQPTLNYSVLVDPSVATLRNPFSEKKWRKFQISRIFASTSAAIKMQAIDVHVIESGCSYIDKWFVALCLGSGQTRNMALDRRYLPYNLTPVAGVAAHIARNGVPTNINASSCILSPLPLSGSISMPVTTLGHFLVRHDGGRYIFGSTHDKSLREMDRNKLVEAWNEELMLCVRDSYVEMVLEFQKLRKDPLSSAIESRCAHSVSIILQAYGDRVYSFWPRSKQPTASLTGQGSTVDNLNSPRTSKADWQSLIEQVIRPFYLRLADLPVWQLYRGNLVKVGEGMFLSHSGSGDDDNLPSATVCSFIKEHYPVFSVPWELVSEIQAVGVTVREIRPKMVRNLLKESSSILLRSVETYIDVLEYCFSDMDPYRFTDLHIPDQSQLNSQLVQPVNASTSQFMPSSSSSSSYHTSTQRQGTSGGDALEIMTYFGKALYDFGRGVVEDISKTSGPASHRAQAAENNVLSSIISELKGVPFPTSTKCLTRLGATELWIANEEQQILMRPLLDRFIHHQCLEKPFLALLLSTQVIHVPLKLRSFSPHLLSGHLKHIFDERWVRAVERKPQWVPWDSSSDSSTTGPTPKWIRSFWKIFSSLNGDLSLVSDWPLIPAFLNRPILCCVKERHLIFVPPVDDSNTQMVHVSAVVDDVASEVDTSGLNGDDTGEAQQKSPLDTAFESMNSKFPWLSALLNQLNIPILDLSFPECGVICNLFPSRDRTLGQTIASKLVSIKNDAHLPSSLSLSSEDCDRLFMLFVSDFRLSSSHLYQREELDALRELPMYKTVTGAYTSLSGSDHCIISPTAFFHPSDSRCFSSSDNANLFLQALGVEQLNDQEILVRFALPGFGNKTVQEQEDILAYLYANWKDLQLNSAVVNTLRETNFVTNANEFCTELFKPKELLDPSDALLASVFSGERNKFPGERFMSDGWLGILRKVGLRISTEADMIVQCATKIETMGNDVMSSLEKHDDFDADLSDRKNEIPFELWSLAESVVNVILANFATLYDSSFCQKIGKIVFVPAEKGFPSIGGKKGGRRVFASYSEAILLKDWPLAWSSAPILAKQSIIPPDFSWGAFQLRSPPAFSTVLKHLQTVGRGNGEDTLAHWPSSSGIMTVEDAFLRILQYLEKVWGTISSSGKTELMELAFIPVANGTRLIEAKSLFARLTINMSPFAFELPSLYLPFVAILREIGMQESLTNSYAKELLLDIQKACGYQRLNPNELRAVMEILDYMCSGVNQPISDGSEGLFDSVIPDDGCRLVSATSCVYIDPYGSHFLSNINTSRIRFAHPDLPQNICKALGIKRLSDVIVEELDGKEELEVLDNICSVTLDRIKEKLLSKSLHAALRIVMIGITNHFPSFEALSIVQIESILKDISQNLQFVKHVHTRFLLLPNLQDVTRTAQHPSLPEWSSNRKHRSIYFADKSMGHILIAEPPSFLTVHDVIAIVVSHRLGAPVILPIASVFACPDGSEKEVLQILHLGTDVGVSKREGRYDCSLGGELLSQDARQVQFLPLRPFYSGEIVAWKTGKEGEKLRYGRVPEDVRPSAGQALYRFPVETAPGETRMLLSSQVYSFKSVSTADLSPAPSLPDVGRVAEVGQPGHSSVSSRTESTDNTAAGLEYGKVSSTELVQAVHDMLSAAGVRMDAEKETLLETTLSLQDQLKESQVALLVEQEKAESAVKEADIAKAAWSCRVCLNNEVNMTIVPCGHVLCNRCSSSVSRCPFCRTQVSKMMKIFRP